One part of the Anaeromyxobacter sp. Fw109-5 genome encodes these proteins:
- a CDS encoding trypsin-like peptidase domain-containing protein, whose product MRRIIHRSIATTFVAALIACSQDGRAATEPQRPGVNGAPLFQDASQQASPQQPAEAAVPPQGSLAPLIEKVKGAVVNISTTTVIKHPQTRGMPNPHGQAPGGRGGPGDEEFQDFFERFFGGRPAPRMPEEFRGSSLGSGFVISPDGFILTNNHVVQDATDILVRLTDGRELKAETVGRDPATDVALIRLVNPPKDLPNVVLGDSDALRQGDFVLALGSPFGLRDTATLGIVSAKHRREVNPTGTYDDFIQTDAAINSGNSGGPLFNLRGEVIGINTAIVSPQLGSGVGFAVPINLAKSILPQLREKGKVTRGYVGVSITDLNRDLAQGFGLPPDQKGALIQAVVPRGPAAKAGVQPGDVVVAVNGKPVTSGGDLTRAVALVQPGSKVDLTVVRSGQKKQFSFAVAQRPDDEEAIARGQGGEQEEGGDKAPKLGVTLGDLTPQIARQLGIEPGEGVLVRDVAPAGPAGRAGIEPGMVIVELNRKPVKTVQDVAQAIAKMKDGEVALLRVRRGQDLFYVAVPVGGRQ is encoded by the coding sequence ATGCGCCGCATCATCCACCGAAGCATCGCCACCACGTTCGTCGCGGCCCTGATCGCGTGCTCGCAGGACGGCCGCGCGGCCACCGAGCCCCAGCGTCCCGGCGTGAACGGCGCCCCGCTGTTCCAGGACGCCTCCCAGCAGGCGAGCCCGCAGCAGCCTGCGGAGGCCGCGGTTCCCCCTCAGGGCTCGCTCGCGCCGCTCATCGAGAAGGTCAAAGGCGCCGTGGTGAACATCTCCACGACGACGGTCATCAAGCACCCGCAGACCCGCGGGATGCCCAACCCCCACGGCCAGGCGCCGGGCGGTCGCGGCGGCCCCGGCGACGAGGAGTTCCAGGACTTCTTCGAGCGGTTCTTCGGCGGCCGCCCCGCGCCGCGGATGCCGGAGGAGTTCCGCGGCTCCTCGCTCGGCTCGGGCTTCGTCATCAGCCCGGACGGCTTCATCCTCACGAACAACCACGTGGTGCAGGACGCGACGGACATCCTCGTCCGGCTCACCGACGGCCGCGAGCTCAAGGCCGAGACGGTCGGCCGCGACCCGGCGACGGACGTCGCCCTCATCAGGCTCGTGAACCCGCCGAAGGACCTCCCGAACGTCGTGCTGGGCGACTCCGATGCGCTCCGGCAGGGCGACTTCGTGCTCGCGCTGGGCAGCCCGTTCGGCCTGCGCGACACGGCCACGCTCGGCATCGTCTCCGCGAAGCACCGCCGCGAGGTGAACCCCACCGGCACCTACGACGACTTCATCCAGACGGACGCGGCCATCAACTCCGGCAACTCGGGCGGCCCGCTGTTCAACCTGCGCGGCGAGGTCATCGGCATCAACACCGCCATCGTCTCGCCACAGCTCGGCTCCGGCGTCGGCTTCGCCGTGCCCATCAACCTCGCGAAGTCGATCCTCCCGCAGCTGCGCGAGAAGGGGAAGGTGACGCGCGGCTACGTGGGCGTCTCGATCACCGATCTCAACCGCGACCTCGCCCAGGGCTTCGGCCTCCCTCCGGATCAGAAGGGCGCCCTCATCCAGGCCGTCGTCCCCCGCGGCCCCGCCGCGAAGGCGGGCGTGCAGCCCGGCGATGTCGTCGTCGCGGTGAACGGCAAGCCCGTGACCTCCGGCGGCGATCTCACGCGCGCGGTCGCGCTGGTCCAGCCCGGCAGCAAGGTGGATCTCACGGTCGTGCGCAGCGGCCAGAAGAAGCAGTTCAGCTTCGCGGTCGCGCAGCGGCCCGATGACGAGGAGGCGATCGCCCGCGGGCAGGGCGGCGAGCAGGAGGAGGGCGGCGACAAGGCCCCGAAGCTCGGTGTGACCCTCGGTGATCTCACCCCGCAGATCGCGCGGCAGCTCGGGATCGAGCCGGGGGAGGGCGTGCTCGTGCGCGACGTCGCCCCCGCCGGCCCGGCCGGGCGCGCCGGCATCGAGCCGGGCATGGTCATCGTCGAGCTGAACCGGAAGCCGGTGAAGACGGTGCAGGACGTCGCGCAGGCCATCGCGAAGATGAAGGACGGCGAGGTCGCGCTCCTGCGCGTTCGCCGCGGTCAGGATCTCTTCTACGTGGCGGTCCCGGTGGGCGGGCGCCAGTAG
- a CDS encoding PilZ domain-containing protein has product MLNSRRDGRRPMPVERRAAPRLDKVFRVYLEGDRGMGLGIARNISEGGMFVETRVPHPIGSQVRVTFPSDAGEMTAVAEVRYVCHLVGRGPVDVERPAALRGMGVKFLYFEDDAVHADLQ; this is encoded by the coding sequence ATGCTCAACAGCCGCAGGGACGGACGCAGGCCGATGCCGGTGGAGCGCCGCGCGGCGCCCCGTCTCGACAAGGTCTTCCGGGTCTACCTCGAAGGCGATCGGGGCATGGGCCTCGGCATCGCGCGCAACATCTCCGAGGGCGGCATGTTCGTCGAGACGCGCGTCCCCCATCCCATCGGCTCGCAGGTCCGGGTCACCTTCCCGTCCGACGCCGGCGAGATGACCGCCGTCGCGGAGGTCCGCTACGTCTGCCACCTCGTCGGTCGGGGACCGGTCGACGTCGAGCGGCCGGCGGCGCTGCGCGGGATGGGCGTGAAGTTCCTGTACTTCGAGGACGACGCCGTCCACGCCGACCTGCAGTGA
- a CDS encoding DUF6066 family protein, whose amino-acid sequence MRFLWAVVLLLASSPSALAGERFDALATGAERLDALEPFLTRYVGHCTDVYTRATCEANVLASRRALSGKTFTVRVTDAATLVRAELQGDGFVLLVTPFVDGGGLALTHGTPARQDAAGNPLMNLIPIRGKLPPGVMDLEFQGPFRTGAIELEIVFRPEKSWKLRRRGEGGMMEGVAARFMAIRVVDARTGNEIASRVL is encoded by the coding sequence ATGCGCTTTCTCTGGGCCGTGGTCCTCCTCCTCGCCTCCTCCCCCTCCGCCCTGGCTGGCGAGCGCTTCGACGCCCTCGCCACCGGCGCGGAGCGGCTCGACGCGCTCGAGCCCTTCCTCACGCGCTACGTCGGCCACTGCACCGACGTGTACACGCGCGCCACCTGCGAGGCGAACGTGCTCGCGTCGCGGCGGGCGCTCTCCGGGAAGACGTTCACCGTGCGTGTGACGGACGCGGCGACCCTCGTCCGCGCCGAGCTCCAGGGTGACGGCTTCGTGCTCCTCGTGACTCCCTTCGTGGACGGCGGCGGCCTCGCCCTCACCCACGGCACGCCCGCCCGCCAGGACGCGGCCGGCAACCCCCTCATGAACCTCATCCCGATCCGCGGAAAGCTCCCGCCCGGCGTGATGGACCTGGAGTTCCAGGGACCGTTCCGGACCGGCGCCATCGAGCTCGAGATCGTCTTCCGGCCGGAGAAGAGCTGGAAGCTGCGGCGGCGGGGCGAGGGCGGGATGATGGAGGGCGTCGCGGCGCGCTTCATGGCGATCCGCGTCGTCGACGCACGCACCGGCAACGAGATCGCCTCGCGGGTCCTGTAG
- a CDS encoding M6 family metalloprotease domain-containing protein, producing MPSSLRVVTRRVAALASALLSAAAAAAPAPPGAFSVRQPDGSPLAVRAYGDEHGIVFETLDGYALAQTATGEWRLARLAPEGRLVASDRAAHAARAGFAPHLRPAPAALREMDVRRRDANSARAPLPALRDRARALDGLAASRPGGGEAAGRALLAAVPPASFRLAVLLVEFPDVPHTYGADAFRALFFSEGTYRKSPLGYDVTGSLREYWAEVSYGQLSVTGEVFDWVRAAAPRSEYLNDSWRLRDEAIAGSGVDLSQFDGYALVYAGEVQSSALWPNAPGNWYVMSETFYSSTALGVDLAGVGTHCHEFGHVLGLPDLYYGAGNIGTWGLMGSGNYLDAGRTPPHVGAWEKKRLGWLRPERLAGGFAGPLRLPPVASAPAAFEVLTERSTFLLENRQWVGFDTHLPGHGMLVWHVDETQASYTTGDHWILDLVEADGIPASTSAGGTPFPGGRTEGALTCATTPSSADYDGSCSFELTGIVEDGDDVHADAVVSWRRGVGITVNGTGDHPTLFTALAMAPAGSTVRVPAGTFRELVRLPDAVSLAGAGPGQSILEALDARPLVMPGEDSAVSGFTLRAAAGADAFGGDALQQGYSTAFTVTNSAFVGFYTAIALWEGWPPSWNRDSRVARVTNNVFDGNTYGLMITYYDGFVPTIRNNAFFRNDYAVLASTSSTGDLGYNAFARNGVDIAAVDGSGPGSSDVLADPAFVDPDAGDYRLSPGSACIDAGDPAASYSDVDGTRADIGAFGGPGGAPPRLVVTRFGSGSGRVVSAPPGIDCGSTCSATYASAMDVTLTAEPDPGSRFDGWAGACVGTGDCALRVSGEVAVTARFTSTACPAADDCHEAVVDASGACVYPAKPDGAPCDDGDACTRADACAAGTCFGSDPLACDSPDPCAASTCSAPSGTCLAVPVPDGSACEDRDPCTIGETCAGGACGGGAPVTCEPAGECHTAAACEIAAGGCTSSPLPDGTPCSIGLCIGGVCTRDPTGISEPPPPAGGGAPPRGGGGCASAGGGGELAGLLAALGALVRARLRAPIAGSARKAGGQSWSPATAARSASRRRSSRRAANGSATR from the coding sequence ATGCCGTCATCACTCCGGGTGGTCACCCGTCGCGTCGCGGCGCTCGCCTCCGCGCTCCTGTCCGCCGCAGCGGCGGCCGCCCCCGCGCCGCCCGGCGCCTTCTCCGTGCGGCAGCCGGACGGCTCGCCGCTCGCCGTGCGGGCGTACGGGGACGAGCACGGGATCGTCTTCGAGACGCTCGACGGCTACGCGCTCGCGCAGACCGCCACCGGCGAGTGGCGCCTCGCGCGCCTCGCGCCCGAGGGACGCCTCGTGGCCTCCGACCGGGCGGCGCACGCGGCGCGCGCGGGGTTCGCCCCGCACCTGCGCCCCGCGCCCGCCGCCCTGCGGGAGATGGACGTCCGTCGCCGCGACGCGAACTCCGCCCGGGCGCCGCTCCCCGCGCTGCGCGACCGGGCGCGCGCGCTCGACGGCCTCGCCGCCTCCCGCCCGGGCGGGGGCGAGGCGGCCGGGCGGGCGCTGCTCGCCGCCGTGCCCCCGGCCTCGTTCCGCCTCGCCGTGCTCCTCGTGGAGTTCCCGGACGTGCCCCACACGTACGGCGCGGACGCCTTCCGCGCGCTGTTCTTCTCGGAAGGCACGTACCGCAAGTCGCCGCTCGGCTACGACGTGACGGGCAGCCTCCGCGAGTACTGGGCGGAGGTGTCGTACGGTCAGCTCTCGGTCACGGGGGAGGTGTTCGACTGGGTGCGCGCGGCGGCGCCGCGATCGGAGTACCTGAACGACTCGTGGCGCCTCCGCGACGAGGCCATCGCGGGCTCGGGCGTCGATCTGTCGCAGTTCGACGGCTACGCGCTCGTCTATGCCGGCGAGGTCCAGTCGAGCGCGCTCTGGCCGAACGCGCCGGGGAACTGGTACGTGATGTCCGAGACGTTCTACTCGAGCACCGCGCTCGGCGTGGACCTCGCCGGCGTCGGCACCCACTGTCACGAGTTCGGCCACGTGCTGGGCCTGCCCGACCTCTACTACGGCGCCGGGAACATCGGCACCTGGGGGCTCATGGGCAGCGGGAACTACCTCGACGCGGGCCGGACCCCGCCGCACGTCGGGGCGTGGGAGAAGAAGCGCCTGGGCTGGCTCCGGCCGGAGCGGCTCGCCGGCGGCTTCGCGGGTCCGCTGCGGCTCCCGCCGGTCGCCTCGGCGCCCGCCGCGTTCGAGGTCCTGACCGAGCGCTCCACGTTCCTGCTGGAGAACCGGCAGTGGGTGGGCTTCGACACCCACCTGCCGGGCCACGGCATGCTCGTGTGGCACGTGGACGAGACCCAGGCCAGCTACACCACCGGCGACCACTGGATCCTGGATCTCGTCGAGGCGGACGGGATTCCCGCCTCCACCTCGGCGGGCGGGACGCCGTTCCCGGGCGGCCGGACCGAGGGCGCGCTGACGTGCGCCACGACTCCGAGCAGCGCGGACTACGACGGGAGCTGCTCGTTCGAGCTCACCGGCATCGTGGAGGACGGCGACGACGTGCACGCGGACGCGGTGGTCTCGTGGCGGAGGGGCGTCGGGATCACCGTGAACGGCACGGGCGACCACCCCACCCTCTTCACGGCCTTGGCCATGGCGCCCGCGGGGTCGACGGTGCGGGTGCCGGCAGGCACGTTCCGGGAGCTCGTGCGCCTTCCGGACGCGGTGTCGCTCGCAGGCGCGGGGCCGGGGCAATCGATCCTGGAGGCACTCGACGCCCGCCCCCTCGTGATGCCGGGCGAGGACAGCGCCGTGTCCGGATTCACCCTTCGTGCCGCCGCAGGCGCCGACGCGTTCGGAGGCGACGCCTTGCAGCAGGGCTACTCCACGGCGTTCACGGTGACGAACTCGGCGTTCGTCGGGTTCTACACCGCCATCGCGCTCTGGGAGGGATGGCCTCCGAGCTGGAACCGCGACTCGCGCGTGGCGCGGGTGACGAACAACGTGTTCGACGGGAACACGTACGGGCTGATGATCACGTACTACGACGGGTTCGTCCCGACGATCCGCAACAACGCCTTCTTCCGGAACGACTACGCCGTCCTCGCGAGCACGTCCTCCACCGGTGACCTCGGCTACAACGCGTTCGCGCGCAACGGCGTCGACATCGCCGCGGTCGACGGCTCCGGTCCCGGCTCGAGCGACGTGCTCGCCGATCCGGCGTTCGTGGACCCCGACGCGGGCGACTACCGGCTCTCGCCCGGCTCGGCCTGCATCGACGCCGGCGATCCTGCCGCGTCGTACAGCGACGTGGACGGCACGCGCGCGGACATCGGCGCCTTCGGCGGCCCCGGAGGGGCGCCGCCGAGGCTCGTCGTGACGCGCTTCGGGAGCGGGTCCGGCCGCGTCGTCTCCGCTCCGCCGGGGATCGACTGCGGGAGCACGTGCTCGGCCACGTACGCGTCGGCGATGGACGTCACCCTCACCGCCGAGCCCGATCCCGGCTCGCGGTTCGACGGCTGGGCGGGCGCGTGCGTGGGCACGGGCGACTGTGCTCTGCGGGTGAGCGGCGAGGTCGCGGTGACGGCGCGCTTCACCTCGACGGCGTGCCCGGCCGCCGACGATTGCCACGAGGCGGTGGTGGACGCGAGCGGCGCGTGCGTCTACCCGGCGAAGCCGGACGGCGCCCCGTGCGACGACGGCGACGCCTGCACCCGGGCCGACGCCTGCGCGGCCGGGACGTGCTTCGGCTCCGACCCGCTCGCCTGCGACTCGCCCGACCCGTGCGCCGCGTCGACGTGCAGCGCCCCGAGCGGAACCTGCCTCGCGGTCCCGGTGCCGGACGGCAGCGCCTGCGAGGACAGGGACCCCTGCACCATCGGAGAGACCTGCGCCGGCGGCGCGTGCGGGGGAGGAGCGCCGGTCACGTGCGAGCCCGCGGGCGAATGCCACACGGCGGCGGCGTGCGAGATCGCGGCGGGAGGCTGCACGTCCTCTCCGCTGCCGGACGGGACGCCCTGCTCGATCGGCCTGTGCATCGGCGGGGTGTGCACGCGCGATCCGACCGGGATCTCCGAGCCTCCGCCGCCTGCCGGCGGCGGCGCACCGCCGCGAGGGGGCGGTGGCTGCGCGTCCGCAGGCGGCGGCGGCGAGCTCGCGGGGCTCCTCGCGGCGCTCGGCGCCCTCGTCCGCGCCAGGCTCCGCGCACCCATCGCCGGATCCGCTCGCAAGGCCGGCGGTCAGTCCTGGTCGCCCGCGACCGCGGCGAGGAGCGCCTCGCGCCGGCGCTCGAGCAGGCGCGCCGCGAACGGGAGCGCGACGCGGTAG
- a CDS encoding OsmC family protein, whose product MKSRFDGATATLEAGSFKWQADLSAPLGGGNAAPSPTALLLGALAGCAVVFIRETLAPQMGIRVDSVEAEARCDADARGLLGIGGVAADLTDLSLDVRIRSPDGADAVARLSRAWHERCPVYLALVKATPVRTSFEATG is encoded by the coding sequence GTGAAGTCTCGCTTCGACGGTGCGACCGCGACCCTCGAGGCAGGGTCGTTCAAGTGGCAAGCCGACCTCTCGGCGCCGCTCGGAGGCGGCAACGCGGCGCCGAGCCCCACGGCGCTGCTCCTCGGGGCGCTGGCGGGGTGCGCGGTGGTGTTCATCCGCGAGACGCTCGCGCCGCAGATGGGGATCCGCGTCGACTCGGTGGAGGCCGAGGCGCGCTGCGACGCGGACGCGCGAGGGCTCCTCGGCATCGGCGGAGTCGCGGCCGACCTGACCGACCTCAGCCTCGACGTCCGCATCCGCTCGCCGGACGGAGCCGACGCCGTCGCGCGTCTCTCCCGCGCGTGGCACGAGCGCTGCCCGGTCTACCTCGCGCTCGTCAAGGCGACGCCGGTCCGCACGAGCTTCGAGGCGACGGGGTGA
- a CDS encoding AraC family transcriptional regulator: MSLAPDQLTETPFRRAVPGPAALDVLSDALRVVRASGALLLRGEFTGSWAVATPDSSAIARIVCPGGARLAIMHLLAEGDCWIALPGRERVRLATGELVLFPRGDAHLLGSGDHAAVVPVSALLPPAPWTELPVLRHGGGGERARIVCCYLRCDDLLFTPFLEPLPPVLHLRADGGSTHEWVSASIRYVIAESTRGGPGSGALVGKLTELLFIEALRREMCSLPETSVGWLAALRDEYVSRALQAFHARPGRAWTVEGVAREAGLSRSALVARFQRVLAKTPMQYLTTWRLQLAANRLLATSETVAAIAHAVGYGSEVALSHAFKRVTGVSPAAWRRSHRRSGTT, encoded by the coding sequence ATGAGCCTCGCGCCGGATCAGCTGACCGAAACGCCTTTTCGCCGGGCGGTTCCCGGACCGGCCGCGCTCGACGTCCTCTCCGACGCGCTCCGCGTGGTGCGGGCCTCCGGAGCCCTCTTGCTGCGCGGCGAGTTCACGGGCTCGTGGGCGGTGGCGACCCCCGACTCCTCCGCCATCGCGCGGATCGTCTGCCCCGGCGGCGCACGCCTCGCCATCATGCACCTGCTCGCGGAGGGCGACTGCTGGATCGCGCTGCCGGGACGGGAGCGGGTCCGCCTCGCGACGGGCGAGCTCGTCCTGTTCCCGCGCGGGGACGCGCACCTGCTCGGGTCGGGCGATCACGCTGCGGTCGTGCCCGTGTCGGCGCTGCTGCCCCCGGCGCCGTGGACCGAGCTCCCGGTGCTGCGGCACGGCGGCGGCGGCGAGCGCGCCCGGATCGTCTGCTGCTACCTGCGCTGCGACGACCTGCTGTTCACGCCCTTCCTCGAGCCGCTGCCGCCGGTGCTGCACCTGCGGGCGGACGGCGGCAGCACGCACGAGTGGGTGAGCGCGAGCATCCGCTACGTCATCGCCGAGTCCACCCGCGGCGGCCCGGGGTCCGGCGCGCTCGTGGGGAAGCTGACCGAGCTCCTGTTCATCGAGGCGCTGAGGCGCGAGATGTGCAGCCTCCCCGAGACGAGCGTGGGGTGGCTCGCGGCGCTGCGCGACGAGTACGTCAGCCGCGCGCTGCAGGCGTTTCACGCGCGCCCCGGTCGTGCCTGGACGGTCGAGGGCGTGGCCCGGGAGGCGGGACTGTCCCGCTCGGCGCTCGTCGCTCGGTTCCAGCGCGTGCTCGCGAAGACGCCGATGCAGTACCTCACGACCTGGCGCCTGCAGCTCGCGGCGAATCGCCTCCTCGCGACGTCCGAGACGGTCGCCGCGATCGCCCACGCGGTCGGCTACGGGTCGGAGGTGGCGCTCAGCCACGCGTTCAAGCGGGTGACGGGCGTCTCGCCGGCGGCGTGGCGGCGCTCGCACCGGCGGTCCGGTACAACCTGA
- a CDS encoding Glu/Leu/Phe/Val dehydrogenase has translation MAGRNGKKSFYDEAMETFDRAAELIQMNPRVRMELEEPDFEHIFYVTTELRDRLVPLAAEDVPKFKDLQPSDMKAADALEPLANGNFILHRRALLRSDIHMRQGVINIPKMGLFRVEKGGPRKFKAYRIQHNQVRGPYKGGIRYHKDVSLDLFKMLAADMTWKTAIAEIPFGGAKGGIKLDPFNYSREEIEHITLRYVYKFKNFMGPFLDIPAPDVGTNGEIMAYMMRQFTDGEREHHKLRGVVTGKDVRIGGSEGRVRATGQGVVYCIEEWARDRGFDLKGARVIVQGFGNVGSSAAEILAAHGAKIVAVNDVNGTIHEDKGLDVAALVQYVHGNKENLRRSVAGFPGAKAISKDDFWSVDADICLPAALGEEITGDVAERLKVKLVAEGANGPTTRDGDRVMMGRKIDLIPDIICNAGGVTVSYYEWLQNQRLEHWTEGDVNRRLEQAIKKNYAIIRDIARNRPQRTPHYDSRPFCVGKETDVRTAAMVLALKRIEAHYLIEGFSQ, from the coding sequence ATGGCCGGTCGAAACGGCAAGAAGAGCTTCTACGACGAGGCGATGGAGACGTTCGATCGCGCGGCAGAGCTCATCCAGATGAACCCGCGCGTCCGGATGGAGCTGGAGGAGCCGGACTTCGAGCACATCTTCTACGTCACGACGGAGCTGCGGGATCGGCTCGTGCCGCTCGCCGCCGAGGACGTGCCCAAGTTCAAGGACCTGCAGCCGTCGGACATGAAGGCCGCCGACGCGCTCGAGCCGCTCGCGAACGGCAACTTCATCCTGCACCGCCGCGCCCTGCTCCGCTCCGACATCCACATGCGCCAGGGCGTCATCAACATCCCGAAGATGGGGCTCTTCCGCGTCGAGAAGGGCGGTCCGCGCAAGTTCAAGGCGTACCGCATCCAGCACAACCAGGTGCGCGGCCCGTACAAGGGGGGCATCCGCTACCACAAGGACGTGTCGCTCGACCTCTTCAAGATGCTGGCCGCGGACATGACCTGGAAGACGGCGATCGCGGAGATCCCGTTCGGCGGCGCGAAGGGCGGCATCAAGCTCGATCCCTTCAACTACTCCCGCGAGGAGATCGAGCACATCACGCTGCGGTACGTCTACAAGTTCAAGAACTTCATGGGCCCGTTCCTCGACATCCCCGCGCCCGACGTCGGCACCAACGGGGAGATCATGGCCTACATGATGCGTCAGTTCACCGACGGCGAACGGGAGCACCACAAGCTCCGCGGCGTGGTGACCGGCAAGGACGTCCGCATCGGCGGCTCCGAGGGGCGCGTGCGGGCCACCGGCCAGGGCGTCGTGTACTGCATCGAGGAGTGGGCGCGGGACCGCGGCTTCGATCTCAAGGGCGCGCGCGTCATCGTGCAGGGGTTCGGCAACGTGGGCTCCTCGGCCGCGGAGATCCTCGCCGCCCACGGCGCGAAGATCGTCGCGGTGAACGACGTGAACGGCACGATCCACGAGGACAAGGGCCTCGACGTCGCGGCGCTCGTCCAGTACGTGCACGGCAACAAGGAGAACCTGCGGCGCAGCGTGGCGGGGTTCCCCGGCGCGAAGGCCATCTCCAAGGACGACTTCTGGTCGGTGGACGCCGACATCTGCCTCCCGGCCGCGCTCGGCGAGGAGATCACCGGCGACGTCGCCGAGCGGCTCAAGGTGAAGCTCGTGGCGGAGGGCGCCAACGGCCCGACCACCCGCGACGGGGATCGCGTGATGATGGGCCGCAAGATCGACCTCATCCCCGACATCATCTGCAACGCGGGCGGCGTCACCGTCTCGTATTACGAGTGGCTGCAGAACCAGCGGCTCGAGCACTGGACCGAGGGCGACGTGAACCGCCGCCTCGAGCAGGCCATCAAGAAGAACTACGCCATCATCCGGGACATCGCGCGGAACCGCCCGCAGCGGACGCCGCACTACGACTCGCGCCCGTTCTGCGTCGGCAAGGAGACGGACGTGCGCACCGCGGCGATGGTGCTCGCGCTGAAGCGCATCGAGGCGCACTACCTCATCGAGGGGTTCTCGCAGTAG
- the thrH gene encoding bifunctional phosphoserine phosphatase/homoserine phosphotransferase ThrH — translation MQTVCLDLEGVLVPEIWIAFAERTGIAELRRTTRDEPDYDKLMRFRLDLLRRHELGLPDIQKVIRELGPEPGAKDFLDALRTRYQVIILSDTYYEFAMPLMAQLGMPTLFCHRLETDERGFVTDYRLRMPDQKRASVQALRGLNFKVIAAGDSYNDTAMLSAADAGILFRPPDNVIADFPQFPVVRDYPALTAAIAEASRRIGE, via the coding sequence GTGCAGACCGTCTGTCTCGACCTCGAGGGCGTCCTCGTCCCGGAGATCTGGATCGCCTTCGCCGAGCGCACCGGCATCGCGGAGCTGCGTCGAACGACGCGAGACGAGCCGGACTACGACAAGCTCATGCGCTTCCGGCTCGACCTGCTGCGCCGGCACGAGCTCGGTCTGCCCGACATCCAGAAGGTGATCCGCGAGCTGGGCCCGGAGCCGGGCGCGAAGGACTTCCTCGACGCGCTGCGGACCCGCTATCAGGTCATCATCCTGTCCGACACCTATTACGAGTTCGCCATGCCCCTCATGGCGCAGCTCGGCATGCCGACGCTGTTCTGCCACCGCCTCGAGACGGACGAGCGTGGCTTCGTGACCGACTACCGGCTGCGCATGCCCGACCAGAAGCGCGCCTCGGTGCAGGCGCTCCGCGGCCTCAACTTCAAGGTCATCGCGGCGGGCGACTCGTACAACGACACCGCGATGCTCTCCGCCGCGGACGCGGGGATCCTCTTCCGGCCGCCCGACAACGTCATCGCCGACTTCCCGCAGTTCCCGGTGGTGCGCGACTACCCCGCGCTCACCGCGGCGATCGCGGAGGCGAGCCGGCGCATCGGGGAGTAG
- a CDS encoding ABC transporter ATP-binding protein — translation MTLAIETEGLTRLFDGRVAVEGLALAVPVGAFYGFLGPNGAGKSTTIKMLTGLLSPTSGRARVLGIELDRDPLSVKRRIGVVPDGLALFERLSGAEQLRIHGQLYGLDRREAGRRADELLAALELVDDAGKLVGEYSHGMKKKLALGCALIHGPELLFLDEPFEGIDAVAVNGIRRLLQDLVARRAMTIFLTSHVLEVVERLVSHVGIVRDGRLAAQGTLAEVRGACTLEEVFIRTVGEEREVRGLSWLGEGA, via the coding sequence GTGACGCTCGCGATCGAGACGGAGGGGCTGACGCGGCTGTTCGACGGCCGCGTCGCCGTGGAGGGGCTCGCGCTCGCCGTGCCGGTGGGGGCCTTCTACGGGTTCCTCGGCCCGAACGGCGCCGGGAAGAGCACCACCATCAAGATGCTCACCGGCCTGCTCTCGCCCACGTCCGGGCGCGCGCGCGTGCTCGGGATCGAGCTCGACCGCGATCCGCTCTCCGTGAAGCGCCGCATCGGCGTCGTGCCGGACGGCCTCGCGCTCTTCGAGCGGCTCTCCGGCGCCGAGCAGCTCCGCATCCACGGCCAGCTCTACGGCCTCGATCGCCGCGAGGCCGGGCGGCGCGCCGACGAGCTGCTCGCGGCGCTGGAGCTGGTGGACGACGCGGGGAAGCTCGTCGGCGAGTACAGCCACGGCATGAAGAAGAAGCTCGCCCTCGGGTGCGCGCTCATCCACGGTCCCGAGCTCCTTTTCCTCGACGAGCCGTTCGAGGGCATCGACGCGGTGGCCGTGAACGGCATCCGGCGGCTCCTGCAGGACCTCGTCGCCCGCAGGGCGATGACGATCTTCCTCACGAGCCACGTGCTCGAGGTGGTGGAGCGGCTCGTGTCGCACGTGGGGATCGTCCGCGACGGCCGGCTCGCGGCGCAGGGCACGCTCGCCGAGGTCCGCGGCGCGTGCACGCTCGAGGAGGTGTTCATCCGCACCGTCGGGGAGGAGCGCGAGGTGCGCGGGCTGTCCTGGCTCGGCGAGGGCGCGTGA